In one Trichosurus vulpecula isolate mTriVul1 chromosome 8, mTriVul1.pri, whole genome shotgun sequence genomic region, the following are encoded:
- the LOC118829390 gene encoding olfactory receptor 13A1-like translates to MASQNHSSVAEFILQSFSENPQFQILIFSLFLGLFIVAFTGNSLIITVISLNPGLHTPMYFFLTNLALLDILSTSTIVPKLLQNLITKNTISYGGCMAQIYFLTWCLAGEALLFTAMAYDRYAAICQPLHYSTVMSKTACCLIVSAVWAISWTNTTIHIIMTVHLSFCGPNVIDHYFCEIPPLFPLSCSSTHVNKAMVVAADMFFAIFNFLLILLSYGFIISSILKIRSKEGKKKAFSTCSSHLIVVTMYYCTVIYIYIVPAFGQSPKKGKVASVFYTIVTPALNPLIYSLRNKDVKIALMKLRPFLRK, encoded by the coding sequence ATGGCATCACAAAATCATTCATCAGTGGCTGAGTTCATCTTacaaagtttctctgaaaatcCTCAGTTTCAGATCCTTATCTTCAGCCTCTTCTTAGGACTTTTTATAGTGGCATTCACAGGTAACTCACTCATTATCACTGTGATTAGTCTAAATCCAGGTCTCCATACtcccatgtactttttccttACAAATTTGGCCTTACTGGACATTCTCTCCACCTCGACTATAGTGCCTAAGTTGCTACAGAACTTAATAACCAAGAACACCATTTCCTATGGTGGTTGCATGGCTCAGATATACTTCCTAACTTGGTGTTTGGCGGGTGAAGCCTTGCTTTTCACAGCCATGGCGTATGATCGGTATGCAGCCATCTGCCAGCCCCTCCACTACAGCACTGTCATGAGCAAGACAGCTTGCTGCCTCATAGTATCTGCAGTGTGGGCTATCAGTTGGACCAATACAACAATACACATCATCATGACTGTTCACTTGTCTTTCTGTGGCCCCAACGTCATTGATCATTATTTTTGTGAAATTCCTCCATTATTTCCTCTCTCCTGCTCCTCAACTCATGTCAACAAAGCCATGGTAGTTGCAGCAGACATGTTCTTTGCTATTTTCAATTTTCTGCTCATCTTGCTGTCCTATGGTTTCATCATCTCCAGCATCTTGAAGATCCGGtccaaggaagggaaaaagaaagcattttccaCTTGTTCCTCCCACCTTATTGTGGTTACCATGTATTATTGCACtgtaatttatatatacattgttCCTGCTTTTGGTCAAtctccaaagaaaggcaaagtggCTTCAGTGTTTTATACCATAGTGACCCCAGCCTTGAACCCTCTCATCTACTCCCTGAGAAACAAGGATGTGAAAATAGCACTCATGAAATTACGTCCATTCCTTAGGAAATAA